The genomic interval TCATTTGAAGGTATTTTCATATCCTCTGCAACGTGAAGGTATCCGCATAGCTGTAATGGAAAAGGTGAGTGTCAAGTTACTTCTTGTCTTAATGTCTGTCTCATATACATGAAGATTTTCATAAAGCTTTAGCAACTTCACATGAAACTTATATGTTCAATTCGCGGCATTATATTATAGTGTATTTCCACTGTATCAtccatttatatataaaacacacacatataaaatgCTTCTATATTACATATTAATACAATATGTAAAAGgttgtaaaaattatttttatttttcgcTAAGCTGCAAAGTTCAATTCAGCACAGTTACAAAATGACCGTGGAAATTTCCTGAAAGAATTGTATTTTATTCTCTTGACTTCCTCAAACTTATAATTCTGTACTGATGTTTAACCTGCACAGTTGGTCACCAAAGTGCTTCTATTTTTCAGTAATTGGGAAGATTCATGTGCAGATGGATTCATTAAATAACATCTCAATTCAGAATATTAGCGCCAGCACTTTAGAGATGGTGACCAGCCCCATCCTGACACGGTGGGTGCCAGGTGTCTACCTGTTGGTCTTCGTCGTCAGCACACCTTGCAACATTGTCTCCCTGTGGTTACTCTGTCTCCATACCAAAAACAGAAACCCGACCATCATTTTTGCAATTAATCTATCTTTAACCGACCTCATCTACAGTGCCTTCCTGCCCTTTCAGATGGTCTACCACTTCCAGGGCAATGACTGGCCATTTGGAAGGATTATGTGTAGCATCTCCACCATTGTCTTCTACTGCAACATGAATGGCTCCATCCTGACCACCTGTGCCATTAGCCTGGAGCGCTACTTGGCCATTGTGTACCCGCTGCGCTCGAGACACTATAGGACAACCAGGAACGCCCTTCTGGTTTGTGTGTTCATCTGGACCTTAGTGCTATCAGTCCAGGTGCCTGTGCTGTACAAAGACATCACCTTCCGAGTCCACCAGCTCAATGTCACCACGTGCTTTGACATTCTGCCAAAAGGCCTgttcagtcacatgaccctggCGTTCCTCTACTTTGGTGCCTTGCTTTTGTTCTTCTTCATGGTCCCTCTCCTTGTACTGGTCGGCTCCTATGCCTCCATCCTGAAGACGCTTTGCAGCTCACGGCACAGAGACACGTGGCAGTCAAAGAACCAAACCATTGGTCTCATTGTGGTTGTGATGCTCTGCTTTGTTTCATGTTACCTGCCAAACATCCTGCTTCAGACTTTACACCTAGTCTACTTTGCCTATGGGAGGAGTTTGTATGTTTATTACAAACTTTCTCTGGGCCTCAATAGTTTAAGTTGCTGCATTGACCCATTTATCTATTACTTTGCTTCAAGGGAATTTCGACAGAAACTTCATAGGAAACTCCTCTGTTGGTCACATGATGAAGCAACAACTGAAGCAAGAATTGATTTGACAGATCTGAGGAATACAACTGGGGAAACTTCAGATAGACACAGGATGCTGTAAAGCATCGAATATCATATACCTGTGAAATAgtgtgaccagataatccatgtcaggaaggACACTGAGCTAGAACAGGATTTAGGATCTTCAGTAAACTACCATGTTTATTAAAAGGACCTagatttcactttagcactgagttcttgttgcgtgttgattggtcagtctccatTAATCATgtatgtgtcactaatgttaatgtgaaacagctggattaGACTTTCAACTGAGGAAACAAATCAGTCGAGTACAAAAACAACTGAACTGCAtagccaaacacaggagcctttcagttttaaagtagtttgtaaaacctgaagcagctcaaagtgtccggggtgacatggattatctggtcgtCCTACTGGAATAAAGCTGCAGCTGTGTAGATGGATACTGCATGTCAGAATCAGTGGGAAAGATAACAAGCCGTAAGTTGGACCTTTTGTCAAGAGAGGCAGACTAATTCTGTTCCTCCATGTGAAAAGCAGAAGTTGTGACATAAGGGGACTTACTAAAGATAAAGGactgttttgtaatattaaatttGTTAGCATGGAAGCTTCCAACAAGGCAGGTAAAATTccaaaaaaatcttcaaatgaAATCAATTCTACAAAGAAATTCCAGATAATTATTAAATAGTATGACCTCAAAACATAACATATGTTAATGATGATGCAATGTAATAATGTACAGTGTTCGTTGGACATTGTATTCATTTTGTATGATTCTCAACAAAAAGTGCAAACTGTTTGTCCATTTTCCCGATACTTGGTGTTATACAGTCATTAAAAATGCATCTATTTTTAGCTGTATGTGACTAAACACTTCAAAAGACTATTGTCTGTGTCCAGTGTCTATCAGTATTAAGCATAAAGCccccttttttttaaatggaaataacAGCCCGGATTTTAATCAGAGGCGCCAGAGACTTCTGATTAACATAAAATGGGAAACACTTTATTTGCAGACAGTTCACTTAATACATGAAGTTTATTTCCAAAGATACACTGTGGGTAAATGTTACCTGTTAGCCGTTAGGCTTTCATGTCTGCTTGTTCCATACTGCCAAATAGCCGTTTTTTGCAGAAGAAGACGTACCCGTTTCCTGGAACATCAACGGCCCCCACATTAACATCATTGTGAGAGAAGGGGAGGGGCTGGCTGTAATGGCTCATCTCAGTCTGTCCTGCGGCCAGCAGCGATGCACGTTActgtggcggtgggggggggggattccccTTCTCTCACTGTttctcacccccctcccccctctcaaATCATATTTCCATATTTACTTGTTACCCTTATCCCAATCTCAGCATAATTTCGGTGTTTGGGATACAGAACATGCATTTGTTGAACTTCCTTCATCTCATTTGTGCAATTATCAGCATTGGTGCTAAGAGGCTTTTGGTAAATACCTGTTGCTTACATATCAACTAGAAACAGTTTGAAGATAGGATATGCACTATTCAGTTTGTTCAATGCCTACAGCAAAGGTCAAACAATGTATCTTCATTCTTGCACTGATGTCACAAATCTGTTTGTAAAGTTTGTACTCTGCTTTTGGAGAGTCATTGGGACTGGGACGTAGAAACGTGATGCTTTTCCTCTCAGTGCCACATCAATGTTACTTCCTCCTCCGAGCCATTCTCTCTTAAATGTGATTTGAAGCGGTAAGtacacattattttttttccgcACAGAAAAACACGAATGATATCAGCATTCTTCCTTTAAGTACAAATTTTAGTATTACTATTATTGCAAAAAGAACACAAAGAACTATTTTAGTGGtgtcaattaatgcagatggaaaAGTGATTTAGCAACCTTGCGTTTGGGACAGATTCGTTAGATGTTCATAGCTCACAAGGGCCTTTTCACTCCTCTGACAGGAGAAACACTGGTTTCCCAGctcttagaaatatataaattCTCTCAGGTGATTTAGTTGTTAATTGTAACTGTTCTATTAGAGTTTCATTGTAAACACTTACACCTTTACAGATTACGCTACAGGATGCCATGGTTGTAATTATTATCAAAGGGATGAAACGATCGCAAAGGCCCACATGTTTTGTGGGTCGGGAGCTTTTTTGCCAGATGCTGGATATATGTGTTAGGAAAGTAAATTCAGAAGAAGTGCTCAAACTGAAAAGtaagatagacagacagacagaaagatcAATGAATGGCCGCATTTTCAAAAACGTATTCAGCATTCATAAGCATAGCCAAGGTTATTATTGAAAAGTATTGCAAAACTCAACAGAGGGTATTAAAAGATCGCTAAAATGAGTTGTCGCAAAACATTTCCCATAGTCTGTCACCTACTTTTTCTGTATTCTTACTTTATCGTCTTCCGCCATCACTTCAAAGTCGCACATCTCTTAAATTATAAGGTATGACTAATGCAGTGAGGAAAAAGGCATCAGAGACACTGTCACTGTTTTTATACTGCATGTGAACTTTGTTTAGCTTAATTTTGATGTTTAGTTTTAGGAATTGCAATTATTGTGGCTCAGTTGATCAAAGTAAACAAATATTGGGGCAATTTAAGTCATTTGCACCTGGTGACAATACAGGCTCCGTACCTCTGCTTTGGTATTTTAAGGTGTCCAGAGGATTGTGGAGAGAAGCCTCTGTGCCCTGTTTTGCACGCCAGCTCCCACCATGAGACTCACCAAAGTCACTCTTCTGCAAAAAACACAAACTGCAAGCTTGGCCAGTGACACTTTCACAGCATTAaactaaatatataaataaataaagttatcACATTATTAGTAATCAAGATGTTGATAATACTTCACTTGAGAGGGCTTagataatgtagtattatgctattacctgcatattaattaaccacaaactaagtcttagttacattcTGATCCAACTGCTATCAGATTGATggcaaaaacagaataaagtGGTGTTTTGTTTCAATGATTGTGTTGCAGTCCAGCTGAAGAAGTATTTGCTTTCACTGTATTTGTAAAAATTGGTTTTGGTGTTAAATTAATATGCATTATGTTATACACACATTTCAGTTTGCTCTGATGCATGCATAATAtgtgtaattaaaaaaattaaaaatatattactgaatattttctgttttacaAAATCACTTACTAAATTGCAAAATCACCACTGTGTTGTGATTGATAATGAATGCGAGAGTACACTGATTTACCATAAATCGTGTTTATGAGTAAAGGAacctagatttttttttctaaatgaatTCACCTTGAGTCACAGAAACCTTTCACACAGTTGAGATTACCCGTATTTCGGGCTATATTCAAATCTCACCTTGCCACCATCATATGTCAAGGCATCAGCAGAGAGGCAGATGATTTGCGATCTTGTtttatttctcatttatttaacatttaacaaagggattttttttgttgcatcTGCAAACTGCTCTGAGTGTCCTTTTCAGGTAagagaaatacatttattaactttattgatgtgaaaaatgaaacaacaaaaaaaatcattgcagAATGCAGGATGTTATTAACAGTCATGATATTTCATATGATGTACAGCAAAATGCAAATCTGATGACCTGCAGGATCAATAATGTATCAGATATTTCTTTCTCATAATTTTGCTGTCCTTATCAACCCATTTCACCACTATGAATGCTGATAGGGTGCAGTATAATTTATATGCAcgtacatatacagtacagtatacatacatatattctAAATGTTCTGTCACATCAGAATAATATTATTAGTAAAGAGCGGGTAGtacaaaataattaattttaaactgtaaaaaaaaattttgtaaTGTTCCTATTTTATAATACACGTCATCATAATTTAATGATCCACACGTGTATTTCATGTATTAGTAACATGTTaacattgttgttttttttttacatatttattacaATATAACATAATTTAACATTCACAAACAATCCCATGCTTTATGGATGATGATGTTTAATCATTGTATGTCTTTGTCTAAGTGATGTACAGCAGATGAGTTGAGTCACATACAGGTCTCGTGGAATGCATTGCTCAGTGCAGGTCTCCCATGTTCTACTGCAGTCACATTGCATGGTCCACTGCATTGTCCAGTGCAGGTCTTCCATGTTCTACTGCAGTCACATTGCATGGTCCACTGCATTGTCCAGTGCACGTCTCCCATGTTCTACTGAATCACATTGCATGGTCCACTGCATTGTTCAGTGCATGTCTCCCATGTCCTACTGCAGTCACATTGCATGGTCCACTGCATTGTCCAGTGCATGTCTCCCATGTTCTACTGAAGTCACATTGCATGGTCCACTGCATTGTTCAGTGCATGTCTCCCATGTTCTGCAGCAGTCACACTGCATGGTCCACTGCATTATTCAGTGCTGGTCTCCTATATTCTGTTGCAGTCATATTGTTTTGCCAGGCATTTTCTGTTGTGGTTTCCGGTAGCACAACATGAAGAAGCAATCTTTTCTGTAAGATTCCCAGCCTTATCTAAGAATGATAGAATCCTTGCATGTGCAGGATGTTACAAAACAGATAAACTTGTATTTCTAAGAATACAGTGATCCTGCTTTGGGGTTCAGGATGAGTAAACCTATTGCTACTTCTTGCTACTAGCCAAGTAGGATAGTTCAGTAAAAAATATAGTCCAACGTGCAATTTGTTTTACTAGCCAGCCAGCTAGTGTTcaggttcttttttttttttactcagccTTTGTCTAAAACAATGTTTCCCAGCCCAgttcttggggacccccagacagtccatgtctttccttcctcccagctcccggtggTGTGTGACTCCTGCCTTTCTGTGTATGACTTTGGTATTTACTAATAATCAGTTAGAGAGCTACCTTTTTGAAATGTGTCAGGCACTGAAGGTCAAACACTGCGTGCAGTAAAAGT from Paramormyrops kingsleyae isolate MSU_618 chromosome 16, PKINGS_0.4, whole genome shotgun sequence carries:
- the LOC111856263 gene encoding S-geranylgeranyl-glutathione receptor P2RY8-like isoform X1, translated to MDSLNNISIQNISASTLEMVTSPILTRWVPGVYLLVFVVSTPCNIVSLWLLCLHTKNRNPTIIFAINLSLTDLIYSAFLPFQMVYHFQGNDWPFGRIMCSISTIVFYCNMNGSILTTCAISLERYLAIVYPLRSRHYRTTRNALLVCVFIWTLVLSVQVPVLYKDITFRVHQLNVTTCFDILPKGLFSHMTLAFLYFGALLLFFFMVPLLVLVGSYASILKTLCSSRHRDTWQSKNQTIGLIVVVMLCFVSCYLPNILLQTLHLVYFAYGRSLYVYYKLSLGLNSLSCCIDPFIYYFASREFRQKLHRKLLCWSHDEATTEARIDLTDLRNTTGETSDRHRML
- the LOC111856263 gene encoding S-geranylgeranyl-glutathione receptor P2RY8-like isoform X3: MDSLNNISIQNISASTLEMVTSPILTRAFLPFQMVYHFQGNDWPFGRIMCSISTIVFYCNMNGSILTTCAISLERYLAIVYPLRSRHYRTTRNALLVCVFIWTLVLSVQVPVLYKDITFRVHQLNVTTCFDILPKGLFSHMTLAFLYFGALLLFFFMVPLLVLVGSYASILKTLCSSRHRDTWQSKNQTIGLIVVVMLCFVSCYLPNILLQTLHLVYFAYGRSLYVYYKLSLGLNSLSCCIDPFIYYFASREFRQKLHRKLLCWSHDEATTEARIDLTDLRNTTGETSDRHRML
- the LOC111856263 gene encoding S-geranylgeranyl-glutathione receptor P2RY8-like isoform X2, giving the protein MFNLHSWSPKCFYFSVIGKIHVQMDSLNNISIQNISASTLEMVTSPILTRAFLPFQMVYHFQGNDWPFGRIMCSISTIVFYCNMNGSILTTCAISLERYLAIVYPLRSRHYRTTRNALLVCVFIWTLVLSVQVPVLYKDITFRVHQLNVTTCFDILPKGLFSHMTLAFLYFGALLLFFFMVPLLVLVGSYASILKTLCSSRHRDTWQSKNQTIGLIVVVMLCFVSCYLPNILLQTLHLVYFAYGRSLYVYYKLSLGLNSLSCCIDPFIYYFASREFRQKLHRKLLCWSHDEATTEARIDLTDLRNTTGETSDRHRML